One Ignavibacterium album JCM 16511 genomic region harbors:
- a CDS encoding FMN-binding protein — protein sequence MKVVHIVATLTIIGIIAGGSLSLVNNWAAPKIALNQKAEIERAIFLVHQEGKNYEPLNANGFEVFKVYDEQKNSLGYSLVYSGNGFQGKIKIMIGLTEDLNKITSIEILEQSETPGLGTKILEPLYKDQYKGLTPVPAIKLVKGIPPENPNEVQAITGATISSRSVVNIVNEGISKLRESLNKGAEK from the coding sequence ATGAAAGTAGTTCATATCGTTGCAACGCTTACAATAATAGGAATTATTGCAGGCGGATCTTTATCACTTGTGAATAACTGGGCTGCACCTAAAATAGCTTTAAATCAGAAAGCTGAAATTGAAAGAGCAATCTTTCTCGTACATCAGGAAGGAAAAAATTATGAACCACTTAACGCAAATGGTTTTGAGGTCTTTAAAGTCTATGATGAACAAAAAAATTCACTGGGTTATTCGCTTGTTTATTCAGGCAACGGATTTCAGGGTAAAATAAAAATTATGATTGGTCTTACAGAGGATTTGAATAAAATCACTTCAATTGAAATTCTTGAGCAATCAGAAACTCCCGGGCTTGGAACAAAAATTCTCGAACCACTTTATAAAGATCAATACAAGGGATTAACTCCTGTTCCGGCAATTAAACTTGTAAAAGGAATTCCACCAGAAAACCCAAATGAAGTTCAGGCAATAACCGGTGCGACAATTTCATCCCGTTCTGTTGTTAACATAGTTAATGAAGGAATATCAAAGTTGAGAGAATCATTGAACAAAGGAGCAGAAAAATGA
- a CDS encoding response regulator transcription factor has translation MAKIAIIDDDPDILDASSLVLQSKGYDVITATNPDDGYKIIKEQNPDLIILDVMMNEPDDGFFLAQKLRREKIETPIIMYTSVSKTLGLEFAAGEMVPVDDFVEKPISPETLIDKVEKLLAIQSKE, from the coding sequence ATGGCTAAAATAGCTATCATTGATGATGATCCCGATATCCTCGATGCAAGCAGTCTTGTTTTGCAATCGAAAGGATATGATGTAATCACAGCTACAAATCCAGATGATGGTTACAAAATAATCAAAGAGCAAAATCCCGATCTCATCATTCTTGATGTAATGATGAACGAACCTGACGATGGTTTTTTCCTTGCTCAGAAATTAAGGAGAGAAAAAATTGAAACTCCGATTATAATGTACACCTCCGTTTCAAAAACTTTGGGATTGGAATTCGCTGCCGGTGAAATGGTTCCGGTTGACGATTTCGTTGAGAAACCAATCTCTCCGGAAACTTTGATAGACAAAGTTGAAAAACTCTTAGCAATTCAATCTAAGGAGTAG
- a CDS encoding RnfABCDGE type electron transport complex subunit D — translation MADTQILIEPKQKVYFDLTTSPHLHSQWSTAKVMWFVNLALVPCVASALIFFGIQQILIMLVAVLFAVGTEAAIQAIRKKKVTLFDGSAALTGLLLSLTLPPNFSLSATAIGSIVAIGLGKQIFGGIGYNIFNPALVGRAFLQAAFPVQITTWTKPNYAVDSITSATPLAAFKFDKLLTETYSLAIGNVGGSLGETSAIAVLIGGIFLIAVGIVNWRIPISMIIGMFVFGGALWIINPQQHPSPVFQIFAGSFLFGAMFMATDWVTSPITGKGMWIFGLGISLVLILIRTFGGLPEGVMYSILFMNSFVPIINRYTRPRIFGEQKEVKK, via the coding sequence ATGGCAGATACTCAAATATTAATCGAACCAAAACAAAAAGTTTATTTTGATTTAACTACATCGCCACACTTGCATTCTCAATGGTCAACTGCAAAGGTGATGTGGTTTGTTAATCTTGCTTTAGTTCCTTGCGTTGCATCGGCATTAATCTTTTTTGGGATTCAACAAATTCTGATAATGCTTGTTGCTGTTCTGTTCGCAGTTGGAACTGAAGCTGCAATTCAGGCAATAAGAAAAAAGAAAGTAACTTTGTTTGATGGCAGTGCTGCACTGACAGGGTTGTTACTTTCGTTAACACTTCCGCCAAATTTTTCTTTATCAGCAACAGCAATTGGTTCTATTGTTGCAATCGGATTGGGCAAACAAATTTTTGGCGGAATTGGTTACAATATTTTTAATCCTGCTCTGGTAGGAAGAGCTTTTTTACAGGCAGCTTTTCCGGTTCAGATTACAACCTGGACGAAACCAAACTACGCAGTTGATTCAATTACAAGCGCAACTCCATTAGCAGCATTTAAATTTGATAAACTTCTAACAGAAACTTATTCGCTTGCTATCGGAAATGTTGGCGGTTCGCTTGGCGAAACTTCTGCAATCGCTGTTTTGATTGGTGGAATTTTTCTTATCGCTGTTGGAATTGTTAACTGGAGAATTCCTATCTCAATGATTATTGGAATGTTTGTGTTTGGTGGTGCTTTGTGGATAATAAATCCGCAACAACATCCTTCGCCTGTTTTTCAAATCTTTGCCGGAAGTTTTCTTTTCGGTGCGATGTTTATGGCAACTGATTGGGTAACATCTCCAATCACAGGAAAAGGAATGTGGATTTTTGGTTTGGGAATTTCACTGGTGCTTATTCTAATAAGAACATTTGGTGGATTGCCAGAAGGAGTTATGTATTCAATTTTATTTATGAATTCTTTTGTTCCGATTATCAACCGCTACACAAGACCGAGAATTTTTGGTGAGCAGAAAGAGGTAAAGAAATGA
- a CDS encoding sigma-54-dependent transcriptional regulator, with amino-acid sequence MNKEYSILIIDDEAAQREILKGFLDKKGFRTFTASSGSEGLAFIDKEQIDIVLSDHKMPDKTGIEVLEDVKKNNPEISFVLMTAYGTIENAVKAMRLGAYDYLSKPVDLDELELLIEKIIENKNLKSEVSLLKQQLQEKFKIDSFISTSPKMQEVLSVAARAAESKATVLITGESGTGKEVLAKSIHYISSRKDKPFVAVNVPALPETLLESELFGHEKGAFTGADKTRIGRFELANKGTIFLDEIGDIPMNLQVKLLRVLQEHKIERLGSNESIDIDVRVIAATHQNLEQKIKDGTFREDLFYRLNVISIHLPPLRERKEDVMPLIEYFIKKYSEENDKPEIEISKEAVDYLLKYNYPGNVRELENIIERAVVLSRHNIITVNDLPSNVKGFKTETDPILDENKTLNEQVEALEKKLIYDALMRANGNQSLAGRMLGITERNLRYKMQKYGIKKFGD; translated from the coding sequence ATGAACAAAGAATATTCAATTCTAATCATAGATGATGAAGCAGCTCAAAGAGAAATTCTTAAGGGATTTCTTGACAAGAAGGGCTTCAGAACTTTTACAGCATCATCAGGAAGTGAAGGTCTTGCTTTTATAGACAAAGAACAGATTGATATTGTTTTATCGGATCATAAAATGCCTGATAAAACCGGTATCGAAGTTCTCGAAGATGTAAAAAAAAATAATCCTGAAATCAGTTTTGTTTTGATGACTGCTTATGGTACAATTGAAAATGCAGTTAAAGCAATGCGACTTGGTGCTTATGATTATCTCTCTAAACCTGTTGATCTTGACGAACTTGAATTGTTAATCGAAAAAATAATTGAAAATAAAAATCTCAAATCGGAAGTATCGTTATTAAAGCAGCAACTTCAAGAAAAATTTAAGATTGATTCTTTTATTTCAACTTCACCTAAAATGCAAGAAGTACTGAGTGTGGCTGCGCGGGCTGCTGAGAGCAAAGCCACAGTTCTTATTACAGGAGAAAGTGGAACCGGCAAAGAAGTCCTTGCGAAATCAATTCATTACATCAGTTCAAGAAAGGATAAACCCTTTGTTGCAGTTAATGTGCCCGCTCTTCCTGAAACTCTGCTGGAAAGTGAATTATTCGGACATGAGAAAGGTGCGTTTACAGGAGCAGACAAAACAAGAATCGGAAGATTTGAATTGGCTAATAAGGGAACAATTTTTCTTGATGAGATTGGCGATATACCAATGAATCTTCAGGTCAAGTTGCTTCGGGTTTTGCAGGAACATAAAATTGAACGACTTGGCTCAAATGAGAGTATTGATATTGATGTAAGAGTAATTGCTGCAACTCATCAGAATCTTGAACAAAAAATTAAAGACGGAACCTTCAGAGAAGACTTATTTTACAGGCTAAATGTAATTTCAATTCACCTTCCACCGTTAAGAGAAAGAAAAGAAGATGTGATGCCGTTGATAGAATATTTCATTAAAAAGTATTCTGAAGAAAATGATAAACCTGAAATTGAAATTTCTAAAGAAGCAGTTGACTATCTTTTGAAGTACAATTATCCCGGTAATGTTCGCGAACTTGAAAACATAATTGAGCGTGCTGTTGTTCTTTCAAGACATAATATAATAACAGTTAATGATCTTCCGTCTAATGTTAAAGGATTTAAAACCGAAACCGATCCGATTCTTGATGAGAACAAAACACTTAACGAACAGGTTGAGGCACTTGAGAAAAAATTAATTTATGATGCTCTGATGAGAGCAAACGGTAATCAATCGCTTGCAGGTAGAATGCTTGGAATTACAGAAAGAAATCTGAGATATAAAATGCAGAAGTATGGAATTAAAAAATTCGGAGATTAA
- the rsxC gene encoding electron transport complex subunit RsxC — translation MSSKTFRGGVHPKKYKELAEHIAFEYFPAPDEIILPLSQHLGKEAKPLIKKGDEVILGQLVAQADGFISAPIHSSVNGKVLSIGKEVTPLGFPKDSIVIKASENSVDKRFTFPPLDPETITPDEIRQRVAEAGIVGQGGAAFPTYVKLSPPEDKVIDVVIINGCECEPYLTRDYRLMIERPDDLISGLKLIMKTLGVKRGVIGIEDNKPEAIKILSHKVEYEEGIEVVSLKTKYPQGAEKMLIKAVTGKEVPPGKLPMDVGAVIQNIGTAIAIHDAVVKGEPLTRAALTVSGLGIRQPKNLYVPVGTPIQNIIEFCGGVTEDAVKIIVGGPMMGIAQYNLQAPVMKATSGILVLTKKEVTESEETPCLRCGQCVDACPLNLMPTKLARYTQLKRYEDAEGIGITVCMECGTCAFTCPANIPLVQWIRLGKQKVLQMQKERAEK, via the coding sequence ATGTCATCAAAAACATTTCGTGGCGGTGTTCATCCAAAGAAATACAAAGAACTAGCCGAGCATATTGCTTTTGAATATTTTCCAGCTCCTGATGAAATAATTCTTCCACTTTCACAACATCTTGGCAAAGAAGCAAAACCATTAATAAAAAAAGGTGATGAAGTAATTCTTGGTCAGCTTGTTGCTCAGGCAGATGGATTTATATCCGCACCAATTCATTCATCAGTTAACGGAAAAGTTTTAAGCATCGGAAAGGAAGTTACTCCGCTTGGTTTTCCGAAAGATTCAATTGTAATTAAAGCATCAGAAAATTCTGTTGATAAAAGATTTACTTTTCCACCATTAGATCCTGAAACAATTACTCCCGATGAAATTAGACAAAGAGTTGCCGAAGCCGGAATTGTTGGTCAAGGTGGTGCTGCATTTCCGACTTATGTTAAACTTTCTCCACCTGAAGATAAAGTGATTGATGTAGTAATCATCAACGGTTGTGAGTGCGAACCTTATCTTACTCGCGATTACAGACTTATGATTGAACGACCTGATGATTTAATATCCGGATTAAAATTAATAATGAAAACACTCGGAGTAAAACGCGGAGTAATCGGAATTGAAGATAACAAACCCGAAGCAATTAAAATTCTCTCGCACAAAGTTGAATACGAGGAAGGAATTGAAGTTGTATCTCTTAAAACGAAATATCCGCAAGGCGCTGAGAAGATGTTAATAAAAGCTGTAACCGGAAAAGAAGTTCCACCGGGAAAATTACCAATGGATGTTGGAGCGGTAATTCAGAATATCGGAACAGCAATTGCAATTCACGATGCAGTTGTAAAAGGTGAACCACTTACACGCGCAGCTTTAACAGTTTCCGGATTAGGAATTCGTCAACCAAAGAATTTGTATGTGCCTGTTGGTACACCGATTCAAAATATAATTGAGTTTTGTGGTGGAGTAACTGAAGACGCTGTGAAAATTATTGTTGGTGGTCCGATGATGGGTATTGCTCAGTATAATTTGCAAGCACCGGTTATGAAAGCAACTTCGGGAATACTTGTGCTTACAAAAAAAGAAGTCACCGAAAGTGAAGAAACTCCTTGCTTAAGATGTGGTCAATGTGTTGATGCTTGTCCATTAAATCTTATGCCGACAAAACTTGCGCGATACACTCAGTTAAAAAGATATGAAGATGCAGAAGGAATAGGAATTACTGTTTGTATGGAATGCGGAACCTGTGCTTTTACTTGTCCGGCAAATATTCCTTTAGTTCAATGGATAAGATTAGGCAAACAAAAAGTTTTACAAATGCAAAAGGAAAGAGCTGAAAAATAA
- a CDS encoding NADH-dependent [FeFe] hydrogenase, group A6, with translation MEDKKSLRAPVSQKPHVIPKPEHPEYLGGSITVEINEKKLTVPFGTTILEACKQAQIHIPTLCHHEDLCVAGVCRVCVVEVEGMRTLQASCAFPITAPIKIKTTTNAVRKARKHIIDLLISEHYGECYSCFRNNNCELQSLAKEYGVDHYNFGHVTQPRFEVDNSSYSVVRDMDKCVLCKRCVRTCIDLQEVGVLEAIDRGHRTHIGTFLEKPLAEVICINCGQCINRCPTGALRANDPRDEIWAAIDDPTKHVVIQTAPSPRAAIGEEFGQVPGKSFTGELNTALRRIGFDKVFDTNFSADLTIIEEGTELILRLYKALVKKEKVALPQFTSCSPGWVKYLEHFYPEYIDNLSSAKSPQQMFGALIKTFYAEKTGINPANIVSVALMPCSAKKFECNRPEMNSSGYKDVDYGLTTRELAQMIKEAGIFLPEMPQSHFDDPFGEASGAGLIFGATGGVMEAALRSVIEFVTGKRVEDVYANADITPVRGFEGIRYAEIPITEVGPVPKLLQHLVPDWNWLKGATLKIAVCHGTANARKVMEDIKAGGKFSECHFIEFMACPGGCLGGGGQPIPTNEEIRKKRAEAIYNEDKSLPVRKSHENRHVKELYDLFLTDGPCGHKSHKLLHTHYVKRGKYIA, from the coding sequence ATGGAAGATAAAAAATCATTACGGGCACCTGTTAGTCAGAAACCGCATGTTATTCCTAAACCTGAACATCCTGAATATCTTGGCGGAAGCATTACTGTTGAAATTAACGAAAAGAAATTAACTGTTCCTTTCGGTACAACAATACTTGAAGCTTGTAAACAGGCACAGATTCATATTCCAACTCTCTGTCATCACGAAGATTTATGTGTAGCAGGTGTTTGTCGTGTTTGTGTTGTTGAAGTTGAAGGAATGAGAACGCTTCAGGCATCGTGTGCATTTCCGATAACTGCACCGATAAAAATCAAGACAACAACAAACGCAGTTCGCAAAGCAAGAAAACATATCATTGATTTATTAATCAGTGAACATTATGGTGAATGTTATTCTTGCTTCAGAAATAATAATTGCGAGCTACAATCACTTGCAAAAGAGTACGGTGTTGATCATTATAATTTTGGTCATGTAACTCAGCCAAGATTTGAAGTTGATAATTCATCTTACTCAGTAGTAAGGGATATGGATAAATGTGTTCTTTGTAAAAGATGTGTAAGAACTTGTATTGATCTTCAGGAAGTTGGAGTGTTGGAAGCAATAGATCGCGGACACAGAACTCACATAGGAACATTTTTAGAAAAACCTCTTGCTGAAGTAATCTGTATAAATTGTGGTCAGTGTATCAATCGTTGTCCCACAGGTGCATTGCGGGCAAACGATCCGAGAGATGAAATCTGGGCTGCAATTGATGACCCGACAAAACATGTAGTTATTCAAACAGCTCCGTCTCCTCGCGCAGCAATCGGTGAAGAGTTTGGACAAGTTCCCGGTAAATCATTCACCGGTGAGTTAAATACTGCATTGCGAAGAATCGGATTTGACAAAGTATTTGACACAAACTTCAGCGCTGATTTAACAATTATTGAAGAAGGTACTGAACTTATTCTTCGTTTGTACAAAGCTCTTGTGAAAAAAGAAAAAGTTGCTCTTCCTCAGTTTACATCCTGTTCACCAGGTTGGGTAAAATATCTTGAACATTTTTATCCGGAATACATTGATAATCTGAGCTCTGCGAAGTCTCCGCAGCAAATGTTCGGTGCTTTGATAAAAACTTTCTATGCAGAGAAAACCGGAATTAATCCGGCAAATATTGTTTCCGTTGCACTAATGCCTTGCTCGGCAAAAAAATTCGAATGTAACAGACCTGAAATGAATTCAAGCGGATATAAAGATGTTGATTACGGTTTAACAACAAGAGAACTTGCACAGATGATAAAAGAAGCAGGAATCTTTTTGCCGGAAATGCCACAATCACATTTTGATGATCCTTTTGGTGAAGCCTCTGGTGCAGGATTAATTTTTGGTGCAACAGGCGGAGTGATGGAAGCTGCTCTAAGGTCTGTGATAGAATTTGTGACCGGAAAAAGAGTTGAAGATGTTTATGCAAATGCAGACATTACTCCTGTTCGTGGATTTGAAGGAATTCGTTATGCAGAAATCCCGATTACTGAGGTTGGTCCGGTTCCAAAACTTTTGCAGCATTTAGTCCCTGACTGGAATTGGCTTAAAGGTGCAACACTTAAAATTGCAGTTTGTCACGGCACAGCAAATGCACGAAAAGTAATGGAAGACATTAAAGCTGGTGGAAAATTTAGTGAATGTCATTTCATAGAATTTATGGCTTGCCCTGGTGGTTGCTTAGGTGGTGGTGGACAACCGATTCCAACTAATGAAGAAATAAGAAAGAAGAGAGCTGAAGCAATTTATAATGAAGATAAATCATTGCCTGTAAGAAAGTCTCACGAAAACAGACATGTAAAAGAGTTATATGATTTATTCTTAACTGACGGACCTTGCGGACATAAATCTCATAAACTGCTTCACACTCATTATGTAAAAAGAGGAAAGTATATAGCTTAG
- a CDS encoding complex I 51 kDa subunit family protein, with the protein MENHLTIKLGEKKDRKGPVIFSEYKRGDAIRKALSMSREDILFELKDSKLKGRGGAGFPTSTKWMLTAAAKSEKKFIICNADEGEPGTFKDRVLLMEYPELVFDGMVVGGYTIGAQLGIVYLRGEYEYLLKPLEDYLEEMRKDKLLGKNILGKEGFDFDIEIVLGSGAYVCGEETALIESLEGHRGEPRNRPPYPINTGFLGRPTSVNNVETLAAVSHIVVKGGKWFAKYGTDKSSGSKLFSVSGDCEKPGVYELPWGTKVSELLELVGAKNAKAVQIGGASGHCIPKSQFGRTLAYEDIPTGGSVMIFNENRDMLKVLKNFMEFFVDESCGQCTPCRIGNVKLLEGVEMIEKGNYTFAHINKLKDLGRTMQLASKCGLGQSSPNPFISILENFKDEIFNRGNGGRNGR; encoded by the coding sequence ATGGAAAATCATTTAACAATAAAACTTGGTGAGAAAAAAGACCGAAAAGGTCCAGTGATTTTCTCAGAATATAAAAGAGGAGATGCAATCAGAAAAGCTTTGTCAATGTCACGCGAAGATATTTTGTTCGAACTGAAAGACTCAAAACTTAAAGGCAGAGGTGGAGCGGGATTTCCCACATCAACTAAATGGATGTTAACTGCTGCAGCAAAATCTGAAAAGAAATTTATCATTTGTAATGCAGATGAAGGCGAACCCGGAACATTCAAAGACAGAGTTTTATTGATGGAATATCCTGAGCTTGTTTTTGATGGGATGGTTGTTGGCGGTTATACAATCGGAGCTCAGCTTGGTATCGTTTATCTGCGTGGTGAGTATGAATATTTATTGAAACCGCTTGAAGATTATCTTGAAGAAATGAGAAAAGATAAACTTCTCGGGAAAAATATTCTTGGTAAAGAAGGATTTGATTTTGATATAGAAATTGTTCTTGGCTCTGGTGCGTATGTATGCGGTGAAGAAACAGCATTAATTGAATCGCTTGAAGGTCATCGCGGTGAACCAAGAAATCGTCCACCTTATCCGATTAATACAGGATTTCTTGGAAGACCAACTTCAGTTAATAATGTTGAAACACTTGCAGCAGTATCCCACATAGTTGTTAAGGGTGGGAAGTGGTTTGCAAAATACGGTACCGATAAATCATCCGGCTCAAAATTATTTTCTGTCTCGGGTGATTGTGAAAAACCCGGTGTGTATGAACTTCCCTGGGGAACAAAAGTTTCTGAATTACTTGAATTGGTCGGAGCTAAAAATGCAAAGGCTGTTCAGATTGGTGGTGCTTCCGGTCATTGCATACCCAAATCGCAATTCGGCAGAACACTTGCTTATGAGGATATTCCAACGGGTGGCTCTGTGATGATTTTTAACGAAAACAGAGATATGCTAAAAGTTCTTAAAAACTTTATGGAGTTTTTTGTTGATGAATCATGCGGTCAATGCACACCTTGCAGAATAGGAAATGTTAAGCTGCTTGAAGGAGTTGAAATGATTGAGAAAGGTAATTACACCTTTGCTCACATTAACAAACTGAAAGATCTCGGAAGAACAATGCAGCTCGCTTCAAAATGTGGATTGGGTCAATCAAGCCCGAATCCATTCATTTCAATATTAGAAAACTTTAAAGATGAAATTTTCAATCGCGGTAACGGAGGTAGAAATGGAAGATAA
- a CDS encoding sensor histidine kinase: MIKLIPDWAVHDEEFWLSIRRRNLWFIKLRYATVVILALFMVSYKFFLSIELSDDQISSLQYCTAFIFLYNITLHYIRKFLKHESESFNPLHLSIIQMILDLSMLLILIYYSGGVESPLIFFLIFHMIVGSLILPGIIVYSFAFAVLFIFWGITVGEYYGIFEHQHIKGYIPFHLHQNFNYVLSVNIVFAMVILITVVLTNNIARQLYQKEQQLYSYIDKLNQAEKEKTKYILGVVHEIKTPLNAMHSYLDLVLQKFLGPLDEAVEEKLRRAKKRSDEALEMINTVLKVSQMKLMDQVNEEEFEMIELIKSAIRRHSQFAESKSVEIKLIDERKEYCKIKGDQFLILIAFSNLLGNAIKYNFENGKVEIKLYNKDKTCFVEFCDNGPGIPKDEQEKIFQDFFRASNIRKMVTEGAGLGLSFVKEIIEKHHGTIKLQSPSRLQETGKPGTCFIVSLPCV, translated from the coding sequence ATGATAAAACTTATTCCTGATTGGGCTGTTCACGATGAAGAGTTCTGGCTGTCGATAAGACGGCGGAATCTCTGGTTCATAAAACTGCGTTATGCTACGGTGGTGATTCTTGCTTTGTTTATGGTCTCTTATAAATTTTTTCTTTCAATTGAACTAAGCGATGATCAGATTTCTTCTCTTCAATATTGTACTGCATTCATTTTTTTATATAATATCACACTTCATTATATCAGAAAATTTCTCAAGCATGAATCAGAATCATTCAATCCGCTTCATCTTTCCATCATCCAGATGATACTTGATTTGTCAATGCTACTTATACTTATCTATTATTCCGGTGGGGTTGAGTCCCCGCTAATTTTCTTTCTGATATTTCATATGATAGTCGGCAGTCTGATTCTTCCGGGAATTATTGTCTATTCATTTGCTTTTGCTGTGCTTTTCATTTTCTGGGGAATTACTGTGGGTGAATATTACGGAATATTTGAACATCAACATATCAAGGGATATATTCCTTTTCACTTACATCAGAATTTCAACTATGTGTTATCTGTGAACATAGTTTTTGCGATGGTAATTCTGATAACAGTTGTACTTACAAATAATATTGCCAGACAGCTTTATCAGAAAGAACAACAGCTTTATTCTTACATTGATAAACTAAATCAGGCCGAAAAAGAAAAAACGAAATATATACTTGGAGTAGTACACGAAATAAAAACTCCGCTTAATGCAATGCATTCTTATCTCGATTTGGTTTTACAAAAATTTCTGGGACCTTTAGATGAAGCTGTTGAAGAAAAACTCAGAAGAGCAAAGAAAAGATCGGACGAAGCACTTGAAATGATAAACACAGTGCTGAAAGTTTCTCAGATGAAACTAATGGATCAGGTAAATGAAGAAGAATTTGAAATGATTGAGCTTATTAAATCTGCCATCCGAAGACATTCGCAATTTGCAGAATCAAAATCAGTTGAGATAAAGCTTATTGATGAAAGAAAAGAGTACTGCAAGATAAAGGGTGATCAGTTTCTGATTTTAATAGCTTTCTCAAATCTTCTTGGTAATGCAATCAAATACAATTTTGAAAATGGTAAAGTTGAGATAAAACTTTATAATAAAGATAAAACCTGTTTTGTTGAGTTCTGCGATAATGGTCCGGGAATACCTAAAGATGAACAGGAAAAAATTTTTCAGGACTTCTTCCGTGCAAGCAATATTAGAAAAATGGTTACTGAAGGAGCCGGACTAGGTTTGTCATTCGTTAAAGAGATAATAGAAAAACATCACGGTACAATTAAACTGCAAAGTCCATCACGACTTCAGGAAACCGGTAAACCAGGAACTTGTTTTATTGTTTCGCTGCCTTGCGTGTAA
- a CDS encoding complex I 24 kDa subunit family protein, with protein sequence MLVVEKNALSEEIESYVEKYGNDRSALLMILHEIQKKHRHISEFAQQEVARLLNIHPVEVYSVISFFAFLNTNPKGRNLVRICQTISCDMKGKKQVVEAIERELGIKIGETTKDNKFTVEYANCLGLCDMGPAMAINDQVYVNLTPEKAVELLAKVK encoded by the coding sequence ATGTTAGTCGTAGAAAAGAATGCTCTCTCCGAAGAAATAGAGAGCTATGTAGAAAAATATGGAAATGATCGCTCGGCACTTCTGATGATTCTTCATGAAATTCAGAAAAAACACAGACACATTTCTGAATTTGCTCAGCAGGAAGTGGCGCGATTACTTAATATTCATCCTGTAGAAGTTTACAGCGTTATATCTTTCTTTGCTTTTCTTAACACAAATCCTAAAGGCAGAAATCTTGTAAGAATTTGTCAGACAATTTCTTGCGATATGAAAGGCAAGAAACAAGTTGTTGAAGCAATTGAAAGAGAACTCGGAATAAAAATCGGTGAAACAACAAAAGACAATAAATTCACTGTTGAATATGCTAACTGTCTAGGACTCTGTGATATGGGACCAGCAATGGCAATTAACGATCAGGTTTATGTTAATCTGACTCCCGAAAAAGCAGTTGAACTTCTGGCAAAGGTAAAGTGA